CGTCCTTGCCGGCCACAGCGTCCTGGTCATCGTCAACAACAAGGCCGAGGGATCGTCGCCATTGTCGGTTTTTCGGTTGGCAGAGGCCCTTTCGGTCTTACTCGATTGATGAGCCACGGGCCCCAACGTGGCGGTAATCCCTGATTTCAGGGACAATACTTCGCTGCGACCGGGGCTTGCCGGCGTGGACTAAACGGGAGATTCGAAGTGAAGAAGCTGTTGCTCGTACTACTGGTGGTGTTTCTGGTGATCCCTGCATGGGCCCAGAGCCCCGAGCCCAAATCGGACAAACCGAGCGAACCCGCGTCAACCGACGCAGGCGATGAAGACAAGATCCTGTACAGCATCGGCATGCTCCTCGCACGCCAGGTCATCCCTCTTGGACTCGATAGCCGCCAGGTCGAATCGATGGTCGAGGGACTACGCGACGGCGCGCTGAAGAACGAGCCCAAGGTGGACGCTCAGGCGTATGCGGAAAAAGTTCAGACCTTCGTAACGGAGCAGATCAAGGTCGCTCAGGCGAAAGAGAAGGACTTGAGCGCCGCGTACGTGGTGGAGACTGCCAAGCGGCCCGGTGCGGTTCAAACCGATTCCGGACTGGTCTACGAAGAACTCGAGGTCGGCGAAGGCGACATGCCGACGATGGAAGACCGAGTCCGCGTCCACTATCACGGAACTCTCCGAGACGGCACGGTCTTCGATTCGTCCCTCGGCGGTGCACCTGCGGAGTTCTCGATGAGCGGCGTGGTCCGTTGCTTCAGCGAGGGGCTCAAGAGAATGAAAGCCGGCGGGAAGGCACGGATCACCTGTCCGTCCGATATCGCGTACGGCGAGCGGGGTTCCCCGCC
The DNA window shown above is from Acidobacteriota bacterium and carries:
- a CDS encoding FKBP-type peptidyl-prolyl cis-trans isomerase → MKKLLLVLLVVFLVIPAWAQSPEPKSDKPSEPASTDAGDEDKILYSIGMLLARQVIPLGLDSRQVESMVEGLRDGALKNEPKVDAQAYAEKVQTFVTEQIKVAQAKEKDLSAAYVVETAKRPGAVQTDSGLVYEELEVGEGDMPTMEDRVRVHYHGTLRDGTVFDSSLGGAPAEFSMSGVVRCFSEGLKRMKAGGKARITCPSDIAYGERGSPPKILPGAALTFDLELVAVIASGS